Proteins co-encoded in one Pseudomonas fluorescens genomic window:
- a CDS encoding aminotransferase class V-fold PLP-dependent enzyme, protein MPDNTRRARDEAFWQTFADRYDRHPGPMNLENGYFGRMSRTVVEEYQRNVELINNSNSVYVRQRFEQHDSLDIRAQLAEMIGVRAQSIAFTHNATASLQSLIRNYKRLEPGDQVLICDLEYDTVKSAMRWLARHRGVEVIEIEHTHPASFESLLATYREAFMRHPKLKLMALTHVTHRTGLVMPVQAIAALAREHDVDIILDGAHALGQIEFDLEALGIAFAGYNLHKWIGSPLTLGFLYIAPQRLADIDPDMGEMHFPLNDIRSRTPYSTPNIPALMTLPLVFEEHRALGGAAAKGARVNYLRNLWVTAVRNLPGIEVTTPDDPRLYCGITSMRFTRHDDQQAMAERLLNDYNLFTVVRNGAACGPCIRITPSLTTTAAEIQSLILALNELR, encoded by the coding sequence ATGCCCGATAACACCCGCCGCGCCCGAGACGAAGCCTTCTGGCAAACCTTCGCCGACCGTTACGACCGCCACCCCGGCCCCATGAACCTGGAAAACGGCTACTTCGGACGCATGTCGCGCACGGTGGTCGAGGAGTACCAGCGCAACGTCGAGCTGATCAACAACAGCAATTCGGTGTACGTGCGCCAGCGTTTCGAACAGCATGACAGCCTCGACATCCGCGCACAGCTGGCCGAGATGATCGGCGTGCGTGCACAAAGCATCGCCTTCACCCACAACGCCACGGCCAGCCTGCAATCGCTGATCCGCAACTACAAACGGCTCGAGCCTGGCGATCAAGTGCTGATCTGCGACCTGGAATACGACACGGTCAAGAGCGCCATGCGCTGGCTGGCACGCCATCGCGGGGTCGAAGTGATCGAGATCGAGCACACTCACCCGGCCAGTTTCGAAAGCCTGCTGGCCACTTACCGCGAAGCCTTCATGCGTCACCCGAAGCTCAAGCTGATGGCGCTGACCCACGTCACCCACCGCACCGGGCTGGTGATGCCGGTACAGGCCATCGCCGCGCTGGCCAGGGAGCATGACGTCGACATCATCCTTGATGGCGCCCATGCCCTCGGCCAGATCGAGTTCGATCTGGAGGCGCTGGGCATCGCCTTCGCCGGGTACAACCTGCACAAATGGATCGGCTCGCCACTGACTCTGGGCTTTCTCTACATTGCCCCGCAGCGTCTGGCCGACATCGACCCGGACATGGGCGAGATGCATTTCCCGCTCAACGACATTCGCTCGCGCACGCCCTACAGCACACCGAACATTCCCGCGCTGATGACCCTGCCGCTGGTATTCGAGGAGCATCGTGCGCTCGGTGGCGCCGCGGCCAAGGGCGCACGGGTGAACTACCTGCGCAACCTGTGGGTCACCGCCGTGCGCAACCTGCCGGGCATCGAGGTCACCACGCCGGACGATCCGCGTCTGTATTGCGGCATCACCTCGATGCGTTTTACCCGACACGACGACCAGCAGGCGATGGCCGAACGCCTGCTCAACGACTACAACCTGTTCACCGTGGTGCGCAATGGCGCGGCCTGCGGGCCGTGCATCCGCATCACGCCGTCGTTGACCACGACGGCGGCGGAGATTCAGTCACTGATTCTGGCGTTGAATGAACTGCGTTAA
- the pgl gene encoding 6-phosphogluconolactonase: MAISDVKLPQGVNAREFKSPVLLAEGLALNVAKQLSEALAARGNAVLVVSGGRSPVAFFQHLAKQELDWSKVVVTLADERWVPVEHADSNAGLLKQYLLKGPAAKAQFLSLYSAAANVEQAAEQADRLLAELPPIDVLVLGMGDDGHTASLFPDSPNLTEALQADGTRRCWPMLAPSVPRQRLTMSRALLASAKHKILSISGQSKLTTLNAALASNDVAAMPVRAFLQPTLEIYWCP, encoded by the coding sequence ATGGCGATATCTGATGTGAAACTGCCCCAGGGCGTGAATGCCCGTGAATTCAAGAGCCCGGTATTGCTCGCCGAAGGCCTGGCGCTGAATGTCGCCAAGCAGTTGAGCGAGGCATTGGCTGCGCGCGGCAACGCCGTGCTGGTGGTGTCCGGCGGTCGCAGCCCGGTGGCGTTTTTCCAGCACCTGGCCAAGCAGGAGCTGGACTGGTCGAAGGTCGTCGTGACCTTGGCCGACGAGCGTTGGGTACCGGTCGAACATGCCGACAGCAACGCCGGACTGCTCAAGCAGTATCTGCTCAAAGGCCCGGCAGCGAAGGCGCAATTCCTCAGCCTTTACAGCGCGGCGGCCAACGTCGAGCAGGCAGCGGAGCAGGCCGATCGGTTGCTCGCCGAGTTGCCGCCCATCGACGTGCTGGTGTTGGGCATGGGCGATGACGGCCATACCGCGTCGCTGTTCCCGGACAGCCCGAATCTGACTGAAGCCCTGCAAGCCGATGGCACCCGTCGTTGCTGGCCGATGCTGGCGCCGAGCGTGCCGCGTCAACGTCTGACCATGAGCCGGGCGCTGCTGGCATCGGCCAAGCACAAGATTCTGTCGATTTCCGGTCAGTCGAAACTGACCACCCTGAATGCCGCACTGGCATCCAACGACGTCGCCGCCATGCCGGTTCGCGCGTTTCTGCAACCTACGTTAGAGATTTACTGGTGCCCATGA
- a CDS encoding ferritin-like domain-containing protein, whose amino-acid sequence MTDMNKEAISVLNDLIETSKDGQEGFKTCAEDIKHPELKALFAKRSADCATAAAELQATVRSMGGDPETSTSVSGDLHRRWVDVKAMFTGKDEEAVLNEAERGEDHALKAYREAIEKINKHNLVGIRDLVERQYHGVQRNHDQVKALRNQARARS is encoded by the coding sequence ATGACTGACATGAATAAAGAAGCCATCTCTGTCCTCAACGACCTGATCGAAACCAGCAAGGACGGTCAGGAAGGGTTCAAGACCTGTGCCGAAGATATCAAGCACCCTGAACTGAAAGCCCTGTTTGCGAAACGCTCCGCCGACTGCGCTACCGCTGCCGCCGAATTGCAGGCGACCGTGCGTTCAATGGGCGGCGATCCGGAAACCTCCACCAGCGTCAGCGGTGATCTGCACCGTCGTTGGGTCGACGTCAAAGCAATGTTCACCGGCAAGGACGAAGAAGCGGTGCTCAACGAAGCCGAGCGCGGTGAAGACCACGCCCTGAAGGCCTATCGTGAAGCGATCGAAAAGATCAACAAGCACAATCTGGTCGGCATTCGTGATCTGGTCGAGCGTCAGTACCACGGCGTGCAACGCAATCACGATCAGGTGAAAGCCCTGCGTAACCAGGCTCGCGCACGCTCGTAA
- a CDS encoding intradiol ring-cleavage dioxygenase, which translates to MDNQPSAPAVYQLAPEQVAGPYFRNPRLLRRNISEGAEGLPLLLRLTIVDAMTAEPVSGALVDIWHCNARGSYSGWSRINPDLAVDVEDIGSIPRTDDDTYLRGGQFSDHKGRVRFTTIYPGFYAGRALHIHVAVRIVAGSEYLDERNVAWVGQLYFPEVVTRSVLNTRAYRGRVSAPLNNCQDHYYTRMGGEASTLTVWPIGRDSHEDGYFGHLTIGIDTFAVSSQIKPEDFDKYTV; encoded by the coding sequence ATGGACAACCAGCCTTCAGCTCCAGCGGTTTATCAACTGGCTCCCGAGCAAGTCGCCGGGCCCTATTTTCGCAATCCCAGACTGTTGCGTCGCAACATCAGCGAAGGGGCCGAGGGCCTGCCGTTGCTGCTGCGCCTGACCATCGTCGATGCCATGACCGCCGAGCCGGTCAGCGGTGCCTTGGTGGATATCTGGCACTGCAATGCGCGCGGGTCTTACTCGGGCTGGAGTCGGATCAACCCGGATCTGGCAGTCGACGTCGAGGACATCGGTTCGATCCCGCGAACCGACGATGACACCTACCTGCGTGGCGGCCAGTTCAGCGATCACAAGGGCAGGGTGCGCTTCACCACGATCTATCCGGGGTTTTATGCCGGGCGTGCGTTACATATCCATGTGGCGGTGCGCATCGTTGCCGGCAGCGAATACCTGGATGAGCGCAACGTAGCCTGGGTCGGGCAGCTGTACTTTCCCGAAGTCGTGACACGCTCGGTGCTCAATACCAGGGCCTATCGCGGGCGGGTGTCCGCACCGCTGAACAACTGCCAGGATCACTACTACACCCGGATGGGCGGGGAAGCCTCGACGCTGACAGTCTGGCCGATTGGCCGCGACTCTCACGAGGACGGTTACTTCGGTCACCTCACGATCGGCATCGACACCTTTGCGGTGTCGTCGCAGATCAAGCCCGAGGACTTCGACAAGTACACGGTTTAA
- a CDS encoding CsbD family protein has translation MSSTGDKVKGMANEAVGNVKQGVGKATDNTRLQAEGKLQEKKGEAQQAVGKAKDAIKKGVDKA, from the coding sequence ATGAGTAGCACAGGCGATAAAGTAAAAGGCATGGCCAACGAAGCCGTCGGCAACGTCAAGCAAGGCGTCGGTAAAGCTACCGACAACACCAGGCTGCAAGCCGAAGGCAAATTGCAAGAGAAGAAAGGCGAGGCCCAGCAAGCAGTGGGCAAAGCCAAGGACGCGATCAAGAAAGGCGTCGACAAGGCTTGA
- the fadD1 gene encoding long-chain-fatty-acid--CoA ligase FadD1 has translation MIEDFWKDKYPAGIAADINPDEYPNIQAVLKQSCQRFADKPAFSNLGKTITYGELYELSGAFAAYLQQHTDLQPGDRIAVQLPNVLQYPVAVFGAIRAGLIVVNTNPLYTAREMEHQFNDSGAKALVCLANMAHLAEAVVPKTGVKHVIVTEVADLLPPLKRLLINSVIKYVKKMVPAYHLPKAVKFNDVLSKGQGQPVAEANPDSGDVAVLQYTGGTTGVAKGAMLTHRNLVANMLQCKALMGSNLNEGCEILITPLPLYHIYAFTFHCMAMMLIGNHNILISNPRDLPAMVKELSKWKFSGFVGLNTLFVALCNNEGFRKLDFSALKVTLSGGMALQLAAAERWKAVTGCPICEGYGMTETSPVATVNPIQNIQIGTIGIPVPSTLCKVINDAGVEQPLGEIGELCVKGPQVMKGYWQRQEATDEMLDSEGWLKTGDIALIQPDGYMRIVDRKKDMILVSGFNVYPNELEDVLATLPGVLQCAAIGIPDEKSGEAIKIFIVAKPGVTLTKETVMEHMRANVTGYKVPRSVEFRDALPTTNVGKILRRELRDEELKKIKAKSAA, from the coding sequence ATGATCGAAGACTTTTGGAAGGATAAGTACCCCGCTGGAATTGCTGCCGACATCAATCCAGACGAGTACCCGAATATTCAGGCAGTGTTGAAGCAATCCTGCCAACGCTTCGCCGACAAACCGGCGTTCAGCAACCTGGGCAAGACCATCACCTACGGTGAACTGTACGAATTGTCCGGTGCGTTTGCCGCTTATCTGCAACAGCATACCGACTTGCAGCCCGGTGATCGAATCGCCGTGCAACTGCCCAATGTGTTGCAGTACCCGGTCGCCGTTTTCGGTGCCATCCGCGCCGGCCTGATCGTGGTCAACACCAACCCGCTGTACACCGCGCGGGAAATGGAACACCAGTTCAACGATTCCGGCGCCAAGGCGTTGGTGTGCCTGGCGAACATGGCTCACCTGGCCGAAGCCGTGGTGCCGAAAACCGGGGTCAAACACGTTATCGTCACTGAAGTCGCCGACCTGCTGCCGCCGCTCAAGCGCCTGCTGATCAACAGCGTCATCAAGTACGTGAAGAAAATGGTTCCGGCCTACCACCTGCCCAAAGCCGTCAAGTTCAACGACGTGCTGAGCAAGGGCCAGGGCCAGCCTGTAGCGGAAGCCAATCCGGACAGCGGCGATGTCGCGGTGCTGCAATACACTGGCGGCACCACCGGTGTGGCCAAGGGCGCGATGCTCACCCATCGCAACCTCGTTGCCAACATGCTGCAGTGCAAGGCGCTGATGGGCTCCAACCTCAATGAAGGTTGCGAGATCCTGATCACCCCGCTGCCGCTGTACCACATCTATGCGTTCACCTTTCATTGCATGGCGATGATGCTGATCGGCAACCACAACATCCTGATCAGCAACCCGCGCGACCTGCCGGCGATGGTCAAGGAACTGTCGAAGTGGAAGTTCAGCGGTTTCGTCGGCCTCAACACGCTGTTCGTGGCCCTGTGCAACAACGAAGGTTTCCGCAAGCTGGACTTCTCGGCGTTGAAAGTCACCCTGTCCGGCGGCATGGCTCTGCAACTGGCCGCCGCCGAGCGCTGGAAAGCGGTCACCGGTTGCCCGATCTGCGAAGGTTACGGCATGACCGAAACCAGCCCGGTGGCCACGGTCAACCCGATCCAGAACATCCAGATCGGCACCATCGGCATTCCGGTGCCGTCGACCCTGTGCAAAGTCATCAATGACGCCGGCGTCGAGCAGCCGCTGGGCGAAATCGGCGAGCTGTGCGTCAAGGGCCCGCAAGTGATGAAGGGCTACTGGCAGCGTCAGGAAGCCACCGACGAGATGCTCGACAGCGAAGGCTGGCTGAAGACCGGTGACATCGCGCTGATCCAGCCGGACGGCTACATGCGCATCGTCGATCGCAAGAAAGACATGATCCTGGTCTCCGGTTTCAACGTGTACCCGAACGAACTGGAAGACGTGCTGGCGACCCTGCCGGGCGTGTTGCAGTGTGCGGCCATCGGTATTCCGGACGAGAAGTCGGGCGAGGCGATCAAGATCTTCATCGTCGCCAAGCCAGGCGTCACGCTGACCAAGGAAACGGTGATGGAGCACATGCGCGCCAACGTCACTGGCTACAAGGTGCCACGTTCGGTGGAGTTCCGCGATGCGCTGCCGACCACCAACGTCGGCAAGATCCTGCGTCGCGAACTGCGCGACGAAGAGCTGAAGAAGATCAAGGCGAAGAGCGCCGCATAA
- the zwf gene encoding glucose-6-phosphate dehydrogenase has translation MPSITVEPCTFALFGALGDLALRKLFPALYHLDGAGLLHEDTRIIALAREEGSDQQHMAFIAAELRRYVGKELDEAVAERFLARLTYLHVDFLKAEDYVALADLAGTKQRMIAYFATPAAVYGAICENLANVGLAENTRVVLEKPIGSDLESSRKVNDAVAQFFPENRTYRIDHYLGKETVQNLIALRFANSLFETQWNQNYISHVEITVAEKVGIEGRWGYFDKAGQLRDMIQNHLLQLLCLIAMDPPADLSADSIRDEKVKVLKALAPISPEGLTTQVVRGQYIAGHSEGKSVPGYLEEPNSNAQSDTETFVALRADIRNWRWAGVPFYLRTGKRMPQKLSQIVIHFKEPSHYIFAPEQRLQISNKLIIRLQPDEGISLRVMTKDQGLDKGMQLRSGPLQLNFSDTWRSARIPDAYERLLLEVMNGNQNLFVRKDEIEAAWKWCDQLIAGWKKSGDAPKPYAAGSWGPMSSIALITRDGRSWYGDI, from the coding sequence ATGCCTTCGATTACGGTTGAACCGTGCACCTTCGCCTTGTTCGGCGCCTTGGGCGATCTGGCCCTGCGCAAGCTGTTTCCTGCCCTTTATCACCTGGATGGCGCCGGCCTGCTGCACGAGGACACGCGTATTATCGCGCTGGCCCGTGAAGAGGGCTCCGACCAGCAGCACATGGCATTCATTGCCGCCGAACTGCGTCGCTACGTGGGCAAGGAACTGGACGAGGCCGTGGCCGAGCGCTTTCTGGCGCGCCTGACCTACCTGCACGTCGACTTCCTCAAGGCTGAAGACTACGTGGCGCTGGCTGATCTTGCGGGCACAAAGCAACGCATGATTGCCTACTTCGCCACCCCGGCGGCGGTGTACGGCGCGATCTGCGAGAACCTGGCGAACGTTGGTCTGGCAGAAAACACCCGCGTGGTGCTGGAAAAACCGATCGGCTCCGACCTCGAGTCCTCGCGCAAGGTCAACGACGCTGTGGCGCAGTTCTTCCCGGAGAACCGCACCTATCGCATTGACCACTACCTGGGCAAAGAGACCGTACAGAACCTGATCGCCCTGCGTTTCGCCAACAGCCTGTTCGAAACCCAGTGGAACCAGAACTACATCTCCCACGTGGAAATCACCGTGGCTGAGAAGGTCGGTATCGAAGGCCGCTGGGGTTACTTCGACAAGGCCGGTCAGTTGCGGGACATGATCCAGAACCACCTGCTGCAACTGCTCTGCCTTATCGCCATGGACCCGCCGGCCGACCTGTCCGCCGACAGCATCCGCGACGAGAAGGTCAAGGTGCTCAAGGCCCTGGCGCCGATCAGTCCGGAAGGTCTGACCACGCAAGTGGTGCGCGGCCAATACATCGCCGGGCACAGCGAAGGCAAGTCCGTGCCGGGCTACCTCGAAGAGCCGAATTCCAACGCCCAGAGCGACACCGAAACCTTCGTCGCCCTGCGTGCCGACATCCGCAACTGGCGTTGGGCCGGCGTGCCGTTCTACCTGCGCACCGGCAAGCGCATGCCGCAGAAGCTGTCGCAGATCGTCATCCACTTCAAGGAACCGTCGCACTACATCTTCGCCCCCGAGCAGCGCCTGCAGATCAGCAACAAACTGATCATCCGCCTGCAACCGGACGAAGGCATTTCCCTGCGTGTGATGACCAAGGATCAAGGCCTGGACAAGGGCATGCAACTGCGCAGCGGCCCACTGCAACTGAATTTTTCCGACACCTGGCGCAGCGCTCGAATCCCCGATGCCTACGAGCGGTTGTTGCTGGAAGTGATGAACGGCAATCAGAACCTGTTTGTCCGTAAAGATGAAATCGAAGCCGCGTGGAAATGGTGTGACCAGTTGATCGCCGGGTGGAAAAAATCCGGTGACGCGCCCAAGCCGTATGCGGCCGGGTCGTGGGGGCCGATGAGCTCCATTGCACTGATCACGCGGGACGGGAGGTCGTGGTATGGCGATATCTGA
- a CDS encoding bifunctional 4-hydroxy-2-oxoglutarate aldolase/2-dehydro-3-deoxy-phosphogluconate aldolase encodes MTTPSPTVSMADKVALIDSLCAKARILPVITIAREQDVLPLADALAAGGLTALEVTLRSQFGLKAIQILREQRPELVTGAGTVLDRNMLAAAEAAGSQFIVTPGITRDLLEASVESPIPLLPGISNASGIMEGYGLGYRRFKLFPAEVSGGVAAIKALGGPFGEVKFCPTGGVGPANIKSYMALKNVMCVGGSWMLDPEWIKNGDWARIQECTAEALALLD; translated from the coding sequence ATGACAACCCCATCCCCGACCGTTTCCATGGCGGACAAAGTTGCCCTGATCGACAGCCTCTGCGCCAAGGCGCGGATCCTGCCGGTGATCACCATCGCCCGTGAACAGGACGTGCTGCCGCTGGCTGACGCCCTGGCTGCCGGCGGTCTGACCGCGCTGGAAGTGACCCTGCGTTCGCAGTTCGGCCTCAAGGCGATCCAGATCCTGCGCGAACAGCGCCCGGAACTGGTAACCGGTGCCGGCACCGTGCTCGACCGCAACATGCTGGCCGCGGCCGAAGCCGCCGGTTCGCAATTCATCGTCACTCCGGGCATCACCCGTGATTTGCTGGAAGCCAGCGTCGAAAGCCCGATCCCGCTGCTGCCGGGCATCAGCAATGCCTCCGGCATCATGGAAGGCTATGGCCTGGGTTATCGCCGCTTCAAGCTGTTCCCGGCTGAAGTCAGCGGCGGCGTGGCAGCCATCAAGGCCCTCGGCGGCCCGTTCGGCGAAGTGAAATTCTGCCCGACCGGCGGCGTGGGTCCTGCCAACATCAAGAGCTACATGGCGCTGAAAAACGTGATGTGCGTGGGCGGTAGCTGGATGCTCGATCCGGAGTGGATCAAGAACGGCGACTGGGCCCGCATTCAGGAATGCACCGCCGAGGCGTTGGCGCTGCTGGACTGA
- a CDS encoding alpha/beta hydrolase — protein sequence MIHDTFWLDANDRSRLFVNQWLPNAPLKAVILLAHGMAEHSARYARLADSFCAEGYGVYAPDQRGHGKTADHGTLGHFADDDGWCKVVGDLASLNQHIGQRHPGVPIVLLGHSMGSYIAQAYLLHHSASLHGAILSGSNFQPVALYRAARQIARFEKLRQGAKGRSALIEWLSFGSFNNKFKPARTRFDWLSRDPVEVDKYATDPLCGFRCTNQLWIDLLGGLQQISKASNLAQIDPGLPLLVIGGECDPVSEGKRLTDLANVLRSAGSQNLQLKIYPQARHELFNESNRDEVTADVLAWIDQALSHPRPHRSE from the coding sequence ATGATCCACGACACTTTCTGGCTGGACGCGAATGACCGCAGCCGCCTCTTCGTCAACCAGTGGCTGCCCAACGCACCGCTCAAAGCGGTGATTCTGCTGGCCCACGGCATGGCCGAGCACAGCGCTCGGTATGCGCGACTGGCAGACTCGTTCTGCGCCGAAGGCTACGGTGTGTACGCGCCCGATCAGCGCGGCCATGGCAAAACAGCCGATCATGGGACGCTCGGACATTTCGCCGACGACGATGGCTGGTGCAAGGTGGTCGGTGATCTGGCGAGCCTCAACCAACACATCGGCCAGCGCCATCCCGGCGTGCCGATCGTGCTGCTCGGGCACAGCATGGGCAGCTATATTGCCCAGGCTTATCTGCTGCATCACAGTGCCAGCCTTCACGGCGCGATTCTCAGCGGCTCGAATTTTCAGCCGGTTGCGCTGTACCGCGCGGCACGGCAGATCGCCCGGTTCGAAAAACTGCGTCAGGGCGCCAAGGGACGCAGCGCGCTGATCGAATGGCTGTCGTTCGGCTCGTTCAACAATAAATTCAAACCGGCGCGCACCCGGTTCGACTGGCTGAGTCGCGACCCGGTCGAAGTCGACAAATATGCCACCGATCCGCTGTGCGGCTTTCGCTGCACCAATCAGTTGTGGATCGACCTGCTCGGCGGGTTGCAGCAAATCAGCAAAGCGTCCAATCTCGCCCAGATCGACCCGGGCCTGCCGTTGCTGGTGATTGGCGGCGAATGTGATCCGGTGAGCGAAGGCAAGCGTCTGACTGATCTGGCCAATGTCTTGCGCTCGGCCGGCAGTCAGAACCTGCAACTGAAGATCTACCCGCAGGCCCGGCACGAATTGTTCAACGAGAGCAACCGCGACGAAGTGACCGCCGATGTGCTGGCCTGGATCGACCAGGCGCTGAGCCATCCCCGTCCGCACCGTAGCGAATAA
- a CDS encoding MaoC family dehydratase produces MTQVTNIPYEALEVGQTASYSKTVEERDIQLFAAMSGDHNPVHLDAEFAAASMFKERIAHGMFSGALISAAVACELPGPGTIYIGQQMSFQKPVKIGDTLTVRLEILEKLPKFRVRIATRVFNQRDELVVDGEAEILAPRKQQTVTLPTLPAISIG; encoded by the coding sequence ATGACCCAGGTTACCAACATCCCTTACGAAGCCCTCGAAGTGGGCCAGACCGCGAGCTACAGCAAGACTGTCGAGGAACGCGACATTCAGCTGTTTGCCGCGATGTCCGGCGATCACAACCCGGTGCACCTGGACGCCGAGTTCGCCGCCGCCAGCATGTTCAAGGAGCGTATCGCCCACGGCATGTTCAGCGGTGCGCTGATCAGTGCGGCAGTGGCGTGCGAGCTGCCTGGGCCGGGCACCATTTATATCGGCCAGCAGATGAGCTTCCAGAAGCCGGTGAAGATCGGCGACACCCTGACCGTGCGCCTGGAAATCCTCGAGAAACTGCCGAAATTCCGCGTGCGTATTGCTACTCGCGTGTTCAACCAGCGCGATGAGCTGGTAGTGGATGGCGAAGCCGAGATCCTGGCACCGCGCAAACAGCAGACCGTTACGCTGCCAACCTTGCCAGCCATCAGCATCGGCTGA
- a CDS encoding DUF3820 family protein → MNPEKLELLITREMPFGKYKGRIIADLPGPYLNWFAREGFPHGELGGLLALMQEIDHNGLSELLEPLRAKHGKPAPRH, encoded by the coding sequence ATGAATCCTGAAAAACTCGAGTTGCTGATCACCCGCGAAATGCCCTTTGGCAAGTACAAGGGCCGGATCATCGCCGACCTGCCCGGCCCGTACCTGAACTGGTTCGCCCGGGAAGGATTTCCCCATGGCGAACTGGGCGGCCTGCTGGCGTTGATGCAGGAAATCGATCACAACGGCCTGTCGGAGCTGCTTGAACCGTTGCGCGCAAAACACGGCAAACCTGCCCCGCGCCACTGA
- the fadD2 gene encoding long-chain-fatty-acid--CoA ligase FadD2, with protein MQPDFWNDKRPAGVPLDIDANEFKSVIEVFERSCKKFADRPAFSNMGVTLTYAELERQSAAFAGYLQAHTDLAPGDRIAVQMPNVLHYPIAVFGALRAGLIVVNTNPLYTAREMRHQFKDSGARALVYLNMFGQKVQEVLPDTDIQYLIEAKMGDLMPTAKGWLVNTVVSKVKKMVPAYSLPQAISFKRALRMGRGLGIKSLKVGLDDIAVLQYTGGTTGLAKGAMLTHGNLVANMQQVRACLGQFGSDGQPLLREGQEVMIAPLPLYHIYAFTANCMCMMVSGNHNVLITNPRDIGGFIKELKNWKFSALLGLNTLFVALMDHPDFKTLDFSTLKLTNSGGTALVKATAERWEQLTGCRITEGYGLTETSPVACTNPYGELSRIGTVGLPVPGTLLKVINDDGAEQPLGERGELCIKGPQIMKGYWNKPEATAEVLDAEGWFKSGDIAVIDPDGFVRIVDRKKDMIIVSGFNVYPNEIEDVVMAHPKVANCAVIGVPDERSGEAVKLFVVARETGVSLEELKAYCKENFTAYKVPKHIVLRESLPMTPVGKILRRELRDIA; from the coding sequence ATGCAACCTGATTTCTGGAATGACAAACGCCCGGCGGGCGTACCCCTGGATATCGACGCGAATGAATTCAAGTCGGTGATCGAGGTGTTCGAGCGTTCCTGCAAGAAATTTGCTGACCGCCCAGCGTTCAGCAACATGGGTGTGACACTGACCTACGCCGAACTCGAGCGCCAGAGCGCTGCGTTCGCCGGTTATCTGCAAGCCCACACCGATCTGGCGCCGGGGGATCGCATCGCGGTGCAGATGCCCAACGTCCTGCATTATCCGATTGCCGTGTTCGGTGCGCTGCGTGCCGGGCTGATCGTGGTCAATACCAACCCGCTGTACACCGCGCGGGAGATGCGTCACCAGTTCAAGGACTCCGGTGCCCGGGCGCTGGTGTACCTGAACATGTTCGGCCAGAAGGTCCAGGAAGTGCTGCCGGACACCGACATTCAATATCTCATCGAAGCGAAGATGGGCGACCTGATGCCCACCGCCAAGGGCTGGCTGGTCAACACCGTGGTCAGCAAAGTGAAGAAAATGGTCCCGGCGTATTCGCTGCCCCAGGCGATTTCCTTCAAGCGCGCGTTGCGCATGGGCCGGGGCCTGGGCATCAAGTCGCTGAAGGTCGGCCTGGACGACATCGCCGTGCTGCAATACACCGGCGGCACTACCGGCCTGGCCAAGGGCGCGATGCTGACCCATGGCAACCTGGTGGCGAACATGCAACAGGTGCGCGCCTGCCTCGGTCAGTTCGGCAGCGACGGCCAGCCGCTGTTGCGCGAAGGGCAGGAGGTGATGATCGCGCCGCTGCCGCTTTACCACATCTATGCCTTCACCGCGAATTGCATGTGCATGATGGTGTCCGGCAACCACAACGTATTGATCACCAACCCGCGTGACATCGGCGGCTTCATCAAGGAGCTGAAGAACTGGAAGTTCTCGGCGTTGCTGGGGCTCAACACCCTGTTCGTCGCCCTGATGGACCATCCGGACTTCAAGACCCTGGATTTCTCCACCCTCAAGCTCACCAACTCCGGCGGCACCGCGCTGGTCAAGGCCACCGCCGAGCGCTGGGAGCAGCTCACCGGTTGCCGCATCACCGAAGGCTACGGCCTGACCGAAACCTCGCCGGTGGCCTGCACCAACCCGTATGGTGAGCTGTCGCGAATCGGCACGGTCGGCCTGCCGGTACCCGGTACCTTGTTGAAAGTCATCAACGACGACGGCGCTGAACAGCCTCTGGGCGAGCGCGGCGAACTGTGCATCAAGGGCCCGCAGATCATGAAGGGCTACTGGAACAAACCCGAGGCCACCGCCGAAGTGCTGGATGCCGAGGGCTGGTTCAAGTCCGGCGACATTGCGGTGATCGACCCGGACGGATTCGTGCGCATCGTCGACCGCAAGAAAGACATGATCATCGTCTCGGGTTTCAACGTGTACCCGAACGAGATCGAAGACGTGGTGATGGCCCACCCCAAAGTCGCCAACTGCGCGGTGATCGGCGTCCCGGACGAGCGCTCCGGCGAGGCGGTGAAGTTGTTTGTGGTGGCGCGGGAAACCGGGGTCAGCCTGGAAGAACTGAAGGCCTACTGCAAAGAGAATTTCACCGCGTACAAGGTGCCGAAACACATCGTGCTGCGTGAGTCGTTGCCGATGACGCCTGTCGGGAAAATTCTGCGGCGGGAGTTGCGCGATATCGCATAA